From the Trifolium pratense cultivar HEN17-A07 linkage group LG4, ARS_RC_1.1, whole genome shotgun sequence genome, the window CAACCCAATAATTAGGAAAAAGAGAAACATCGAGGGAGACCAATAACAACCAAATACATAAGCTCACTTTAACCTTTGTGCTGTCATGTTCACGGGCTCATGCTCATGCACGTCTCTGTAGAAATATCCACCACATGAATTTAACAATTCTTTAgacaaaaaatttgaatttagaaTAATAGTGTGAcaaataattgaatttaaatCTTGCTCTCTCTTTAGCTTGCCTACCTGATCGTTCTTTTCCCCTTTTTGTTGTGGAATGTTGTGAGGGTTTGTTTTCATAGAATCATAGCTATAATGGCCCTTTATGGTATCCTTGTCACCCAAAAAGTTTTATCCCCCCCCAGCAAATATGATGATCTATatcaaaattgataaaaaagaaaatgatgcacatcaattttagtttttagattgtagtatttttttaaaaaaaattggtgttcaaataacatttttcttttagaTTTGAGGTTGAATCTTTCGATTATAGATGTACACCAACCAATGCAAAAAACTAATCCGTAGGGGGATGTGATTGGAAATATGTACCATAAACAATCACGTTTCATATCACTCTTTGATCATATACTAATTTGAGTATCGAAGTattaacatatttttcaaatatcGTTTTCCACCGCAAACCACCATACCAGAAGCATAGCATTCACTGGAACCATTTTGAACCTCACTATCAAAGTCATCTAATTCTTCCATTCTGACTTGTAACTATttgaatataatttattttcatttttacaaaTGATTTACAAATTCATTTTCAAttgtctttatattttttttgtaagtaatTAAATTAATGATAGTCTATAATTAGTTAACATGATTTTTGTGGCTGAGAAATGTGGCAGCTGTAATAGAAGTATAGACAATGAAAGTCGATGAAGTTGTCGTTGACCTAGAGTACATGCATTGTATGGAGGATGGGGATGAGATGTGATTTAAAGTGCATGAGAGTGGTAAAATTGGAAAAGCAAGATGCATGGTCAGTTGTTCATGGAAGTGGGGCTCTTCCTCTTTCTGTGTTGTGTCTCAGCCACTCAAAGAAACGAGTGGTTCCAACAGCGACGGCTATGCATACTAGGATATTAATCTGCCACGTCATTTAACTGGATACAAACAATTTCATGCCAACATGGATTGATAATGCCATGTTTCTTTCTTGGCTACCAAATAAGGCAATTACGCTAACAAAGGTACACGCTTTATACTcactttatattaattattatctgGGAGTGGATTCATAAGCCGGAAATTTCTCATGTGATAAATCCCATTTTTATAtggtgactacttctctaccctcacataaagTGAGGGTATATGCCCTATGCTGACATGACCAATCAAATTCAGCCATATATGTGTCCGagtcaaacataaataattttttaccaaaatataattttgactactttaattttcaaataattatattttaggttactacttttcattaattatattttaagttacACATATTCTTATCATTTACTAAAAAACACTTTTCACAAATCCtattcatcttttcttacgtattcatcttttcttaagatcaaattttttcgTCGGCGCTTCGCTTGTCGCCGCCGTTTCACTTGTCGTCGTCGCTTCGATTTAATTCCTTGAGGGATTTGTAATTGCTATTTGAATTGTTAAATTGACAAATAGTGATTAAAACatacaagagaataaaaaataaaatcaatattatCTAGATGAACCGATTCTGGAACAAACGTAGCCGaaacaaaattctgaaaaacAATTGTGAAGAGACCGATGATGGAGAAGTGATTCCGGAGCCTAAGGAAGCGGCGATCTTCAAGTATCACAAGTGAAGCAGCGACGACAACAAGTGAAGAAACGGCGACAAGCGAAGCGCCGAcgaaaaaatttgatcttacgaaaaaagaaaagatgaatccGTAAGAAAAGACGAATAATATtttcgaaaaatatttttttagtaaatgataagaatatgtgtaagctaaaatataattagtaaaaagtaattacctaaaatataattatttgaaaattaaagtagtcaaaattatttttggtaaaaaattatttgtgtttgaCTTACACATATGGCTGAATTTAATTGGTGTCATGTCAGCATAGGGCATTTACCCTCcatttatgtgagggttaattagaaaaaacttttttatatataagaaaaaaaaacttgactaagcaaatataatatttttttttgacaaaactaagaaaatataattttaaatcgCACAACATATacaattttcttttaagaaataGATAATTTCTACCAAATAGAGGTACTTTGCTTGCAACTcatcattatatatttatagaaACAATACATAATCTTGAAGAGAAAGTTTTCTGTAAGCACAAACGTAAATAATATTTGTTAGGCACActcatatgaaaaaataaataaataaagagaaaatggTTTAAGCAGTATAAATTGATgcgataattttattttatttttaattttgtgattTGTGTGTGCGCGTCTAAAGTTTGTGTCCAAATAATTGTACCTAAGCAAGTGTATCTCAACGTTGACAatcatattcaaaatttaaGAAACAGTAGAACCGTCAACTACTTCTTTATCCAATAAGAACAAGTTGAAATTGATGAACTTCATGCAATGCGCATATATGAATAAAGGCATTCCTGacaaatcaaattttataaacCATTTATCTTTTCAACAactaacaatttattttttgttttttattttcaatctcCTCTAATTTCATTTTGTACCAAATGACTCGTAGACAAAGAGCCTTAAATTACAACGATGAAATTGCAAAAATATATTACAGAAGGTAAATCAAAACTTGTCCAAATAATCGGAGACAAAAATACTGTTAACCCTTAAACTCaagaaagtgtttgacaaaaatcaggatatatattaaaatcaacGATCACATTTCTCCCGTGAGTTTTTAGTCAAATCACCGTTTGTAACATTAAGCATTACTCATATAATATTCATATTACTAGTTTATtacaatttaaaaattaaaaaatgaaacgTTGATTACAGTTTTAAAAAAACAGATGCAGCAAAAGAAAGGAAATACATTACACTCTGACTTTGCAGTTTCAAACATTTACTATTTCTCTTAACATGGACAGTATTTTCATGTACTAAAATTTCAACGTCCATTAGtattacaattttattttctttcaaaattatcCATTAGATAATTATTTCTTCAATGGATCACATCATGATGACAACAACTTACAAAAATCTTCGAGGATATTTTAAGTTCAAAGAAAAATCTGGCTTAAAATATCAACTTGCATGCTTTCATAGCCAACATTTAAATGATATTTGCATAACTTGATTGACCCATCTCATTTCGACTAGTCTATGTTGaagcaacaatatttttttttgtgtgtggtGATAATAGGGGCAACGATGTTTTAGCAAAACTGCTGGGTTGGATCAAAATTATTTGGTGCTACTTTTGACCCCTCCTAGAAAGATCTTTATCTTAATTTCCTTTCATAATGAAAATATTCAATTGACTGAAGTATACTTCTCAACGTTATACAAAAAGAATATTGTGTGCATGTATAGTTTGGATGTATTCATTTGAACAGTTAGCCATGATTATCCGTAGCTAATTCTGAGAATCTACTAAGGTCCTTTTAGAGGATCTACTCTTGTATTTGGGAGTGTATCCAAATTACTTTATACTCATCCTttcaacaataaaattaaatggaTGTCAAACAACTCTTCCTAAAAACTAGAGATTGAACTCAGAACCTTGGTTAAGTTAAAAGAAAACTCGTGTAATCTCATTTAAACGTTCTTCTGTATCATCTTTACTTTAATGGCACATGTAGCTTCCAATAATTTTTCGTAAACATTGTATGACTTTAAGGTTGCTGATTGCCCAAACTAGAGATTGTGCTGATTGCCCAAACTAGAGATTGAATTAAGAATCTTAGTTAAGTTAAAAAAGACTCAAGTCGTTTCATTTAAACGTTCTTCAGTATCATCTTTAGTTTAATGACACATATAACTTCCAATAACTTTTGTAAACGCATTGTATGACTTTGAagttatgttttattttttttacacaatttttttaatttgttaaacatatttaaatagCAATTTTAGATATCCTGATCTCAACCCTATCCATTGAGCGCTTGTTGGAAAATGACAAGACGAGATATTCCATACTCAAGAAATACtaatcatcataatcataattttataaatttcgtAAAATAACAAGAATGGgtgatttttataatttttctatgaCAAGTTGGATAGAGATTGATAAATACATGTGAAGAAGGATATCCAACTTGGAGAAAATTGGACTTATCGATAAAACATTCTAATTCCATATCTTTTTATGGAGCAGAGCAGTCTACCTCCATCACTTTAATATAAtcactataaattttttttctacctaTCCATAAATAGGGGAAGAGGTCGATTAAAGCCattacatgattttttttgggtGTTGAAAAaaccttataatttttttttaagtattctagtggctagaaaattcaccttaaaagatgaataagtgaagtgttccgggttcgaactcggactcctacacatatagtgcgatgtctctaccaactgaactaagttAACAGGgacaaaaaaaaaccttataatTTATTACCAATAAAAGTGAagtatctattactaatatattaaaatcgattaccatcAAAGTTCCTAATTTATCCtaattacttttaaccacgttgcaagttttatatccttcattgtaatttcactaaaataaatctattactaatatattaaaatcgattatcaTTAAAGTttctaatttatccttattacttttaaccacgttgcaagttttgtacccttcattgtaatttcactaaaataaatattaaaaaatcatagaaagatgatattcttaaaaataggaacaaaatagggaaaaaaacaataattaataataggATTAAATacacttttggtccccctattttcaaaaaaatgaagttttggtcccttattttaaaaaccaactttttagtcccccaattttcattttttttgagttttgatcccccatcctattttggggttaattttgttgatgtggccttgtaactaatgatgtggcaacattcatgtggacaaatttaatatccatgtcattattatatatttttaaattcaataaaactttatttataaaatattttaattgttagaattatatattcaactgaaataataattgttaaatcttatataaaatatgaaaccctaattatcaaacattcaactactagaattttattcaccgtcGGAGAGAATCCTTCATTATGGATTTCACTAATCCTATggtttccgttcaaactcaacaatttttggatttttaaaaacgaagagaaattagagatgattttttgtttcaatagaaattactcatactctttaaactatctatgactttggatgagtttgaatgaaaacccaaaaattgttttaagtttgaagtttaattctagattggttttatataaagttggatgatgatgaaagttgaaggttcttgaaacacaaaacttgctttcaatatgcaattgtttgatatgaatcaaagaggatcatgtccatgttgtgattgtttgttttttcttaggtttaataaattagaggttgtgaatttttggattttttattttaatgaactttcttaggtttaattaaattattttataaaataagttttattgaattaaaaacaaataatgacatggatattaaatttgtccacgtggacgctgatatgcattagtgacaatgtcacatcaacaaaattagccttaaaatggaatgggggatcaaaactcaaaaaaaaattaaaattgggggactaaaaagttggtttttaaaatagggggaccaaaacttcattttttttgaaaatagggggatcaaaattgcatttaagccttaataataatgtaataaagttaattagtatcaaacttactaaattatcctaaatatttgtaataaattttttaatttttgattaaaaatatacacgggaccattatttatcactaaaagataaaaattgaataaataagtttacgaGAAATGATTAACACAACAATTCACTTGTATTTTaccaatattatataacaaatttttaaatattttatttaaaataaattttctacattaatatagtgacaaactcaaatatcgaataaaaatcaGTTGACCCATGCATTTGCacgagtctttaaactagtttatattatattatattatatataacttCTTATACAAACTTGAAATGATAGACCGTAAAATCTAACTCATCTGCTAATACCGATATTATTGGGTTGAACAAGTACATTCAACTTTTAATCTATGTCCTTTCAATTATGTGAGCGAGTTTTAAGTGACGTTTGCCACTTCGTATACAAAActaaagagagaaaaagaaagcaaTAAGAGTCATTGATGTACATAAAAAAAGTGGGActacaaaatcaattattacaatacttttattattttatatctttttgacacaatactattattatttGGACACACAATTTTCTAACACCGTATATTATTGAGTGTTGACATCAATTCAGAGGAGAGATAAAACAAGCAATtgatgagagaaaaaaatataattcaaaaaCTCGAAAACTGTATAAATAGTATATGGTATCCGTGTTCatatttgtgtaaaaaaaaacatttcactTTTCGCATTTAtttgtttgattatttatttatttattgagttacaacttacaagccATTTTTCTTTGTCAATTTTTCTTACAATAGGGAAGTATTAAAAGATTTGCACTATTCAATTTACAAGCCAATGTGATTCTCATATCATCAAAACCATATTTACACAAACAATATTCTTTTCAACATCTATCTTGGTCTAATGGTAGGTACATCTCCACTAACAAGGTCACTACCCAAAATATCTTCTGAAATAAAAGGATTCTTTATAGTAGATGATGAAGGTTGTGAACTAAATGTTGTTCCAGAATCACTTGTATCGTATTCACTTCCCTTTTTGGCATGGTACTCAGGCATCATAGCCAATATGTTCTCAAGTTCTCTAGCTACTTCTGTCATTTTAGGCCTTTCATCTGGTTCATCTTTGCAACACTTTAAACCCAATGCTAAAAACTTTTCCACAATCTCAGAAGTGTAAAATCCCATTCGGTTATCAATGATCGAAAACACTCCACCTGATCCAAATGCCAGTTTAACctgtaaaaaaattgttaagcaCTATATTATAAATCTTAATATCTAAGCGACGGTAATGAGAATATAACATCAATAAGATGCGCACAAATGTATAATGCAGACAAAATAAGGTTTTGAATCTATGGTTTCGTGTAAACTATCCAAATCTCGCACCATTAAAATTGAGctagttctttttttttcaataaaaaagaattagTCCGACTTTAGTGGATTACATTAATAGGATGAGTGATATCGGTATGGTCATCATTGACGTTAGAATAATAACTATCATGATTTATCTTAGAGTATATACTTAACTATATGTTAGGTTAATTAACTGGTGATTAGGCTACATGTCATCTATTGATTAAGTTATAATAAGAGTAGcttctaattctaataaataTACAAAAGAAAGCACAAAAAAAAAGCTTTCAACTAGAGTGAAATTTTTACTATACTCCATCTTGATCCAATCACAATTATCATGAAAAGAAACCAAGACATACCTGTCTAATAATATTTTCACCATGGAAGATTGGTGGCTTTCCGGTCACAATTTCCAGAAATACAACACCAAGACTATAAACATCACTCTTATCGGTCAACTTGCGAGTTAAAAAGTACTCCGGATCAAGGTAACCCTGCACGTTTAAAAcagtgaacaaagaaaataagTCATCGATAAGACTGATCCatcataaactcacacacaagtGAGAgagccggggttcgaaccctagTCATGACGtctgacctaacaatttcggcattgtttttgccagttgagctaggacttatCGTTAAAGACCTCATGCTCAATTTTATCAAAAGCAAATATGTTGATAGAAACCTTACCGGGGTCCCCTTTACAACTGTAGATATATGATTAGGCAAATTGCCTTCAATATCTGGAACTGGAGCTAGTCTTGAAAGTCCAAAATCAGCAACTTTTGCTATGAATTTCGAGTCTAATAATATGTTGCTAGCTTTGACATCTCTGTGGAATATTGGAGGATCAGCCTCTGTGTGTAGGTATACAAGACCTTTGGCTGATCCTAGAGCAATCTTCAATCTCATGGGAAAACTAAGAGGTTCTTTAGAATGAGCTGTCATAAAACATTATCTACAAAGTTAGATATAACATAGAAATTCAAGATTTCCTATAGTAAATTTCTAAGAAGCCTCTGAATGTCTGTTAAGAGACGTTCGCGCGCAATAAATGATAAGAGCAATAAATGTACCAGAAAGGTGATCCCTTAGTGTTCCATTTGGCATATATTCATAAACCAGCATCTGCAACCATAACGCAATAAACCAGATGGAAAAATTATAGAAGAATAGATTTCATTGTGAATTAGAACATAAAATGTTTTGAAGGGATAAGAACAAAATGAATTTATAGTTGCATACCCTAAGTTCTAGTATATCTTATTATggaattataaattatttctttgtaTAAAGTATAGAGTCATTCAGGCCATAGTTCTAAATTGTAGTTGTGGTTACACtgcaaattttgaaattgtGGCAAAATGCAGACAAATGAGGCCGCAATTGCAATGTCGTTTCGGAAATCTCTAAAACCTTAATATTGCGACCGCAATTGCAGCAGACTGCAATTTAGAACTATAATTCAGGCCAACTTGTTCTATGCATTCACATCCTCTTTTCAATGACAACATGAAACAAGTGGAAATCCAAAGGTCCAACAAAAATCAAGAATgaaaaataacttaaattttactaaaaacaaaaacttaatgAGTTTTTAAAACGAGAGATACCTGttcaccatcttcatcacaataACCAATCAGAGACACAAGGTTGCGATGATGTAACCTCGATAACAGTTGTATTTCTGTAAGAAACTCCTTCTCACCTTGTAGTGATCCTTCTTGCGCACGTTTAATGGCAACAACAGTTCCATCAGGTAGATTTCCTTTATAAACCTTCCCATACCCGCCTTGTCCAACCTGAGCAGATTGGCTAAAATTGTTCGTAGCCAAAGCCATTTCTTCATAATTGAATGTTCTTACACCATCAATTTTTATTGAGCTCTTAGAAGCTGTGAAAAATACAAGTTTGTTTTAAGATACATTTCAATCAGCAATTCATAATTCATATTTCATACCATAAGATATTATATGGTtagcataaaaaaattcatagtcATTGAAATTTACTCACTTTTACTTTTACGCCGTGTGGAAAGTGTACGGTAATCATTCAAACGTATTCTAAATATAAGAATAGCAACAATTACAGATAATGTAACTGAACATGCAATTGCACCTAAGACAATTCCAACCAATGCACCTTTGCTTATTCCTGAACTTGAAGAGGAGACAGTTACTGCAGAAATAATAAGTAGTATGAGAAACAACGGCTTAGTAGTACTCGACAAAACAATATTGTTTAACCgaaagaaaattgaatttgatGTTAGTAATGTTCAAATTCTTCCTAAAACATTATAagtttctttatcttttttaacgATATTATGGGAAGTTTCTGCGACTTACTGTCTTTATAAGGATCGAGGAGAACAAAGTCAAGAAGTTCATAAGGTCCAAACAAATCACTCTCATGAATATCCCATTCTCTGAACATGTCTCTTAACCGAATAACCTCGCTTTGATTGAAAGTATGACGGGTTGTATTATCAACGGAAACTGGAAAAAGCTTCAAGTACATTCTCAATCGACCGTCTTCCCACACAAAACTATTAATGAATAGCTGATTACTATCTATGTTAAGAACACTTGTTAAGAAGCTTTCAAAGTCTTCTACATATGCATTGAAATCTGAAAATCCGGGACTTTTTAACCGATAATTAACGAGCAACGGCACTACACAGACACACTCCAAAGAGTATTCATATGGAGGAGGGCATGGTTGAGTTGGACAGATAATAATGGAGTTACCATTCATATCATTTTCAGTTTCAGTTCCACAGAATTGAACTACGGTATTGTTGTTATTTGAGCATATAGGATTCCCCTCAAGCCTGAAAAAATGGTAATTTTTCAAAGCATAATGCGACAT encodes:
- the LOC123924775 gene encoding probable LRR receptor-like serine/threonine-protein kinase At1g06840, which translates into the protein MKYFSKGFLCFLFCCCFLLASSQRTDPTEVDTLRIIWNHLVDINGNLSNWNRGDPCSSKWTGVMCSTVDGYLHVQRLHLMNMSLAGSLVPEIGNLSHLEILDFMWNNISGPIPKEIGNIKTLRLLLLNGNQLTGHLPEELGYLPVLKRIQIDQNNITGPIPLSFANLTNAKHFHMNNNSLSGQIPSQLSGLRNLLHLLLDNNNLSGHLPDELAEMPSLNILQLDNNNFGGNSIPDSYSNMSKLLKLSLRNCNLTGPIPDLSRIPHLGYLDLSFNQLSESIPSNKLSENITTIDLSNNRLNGTIPSSFSDLPRLQKLSISNNELSGDVPSSIWQNKTLNGTKKLFLDMKNNRLTSISGSISNLPSNITIQLEGNPICSNNNNTVVQFCGTETENDMNGNSIIICPTQPCPPPYEYSLECVCVVPLLVNYRLKSPGFSDFNAYVEDFESFLTSVLNIDSNQLFINSFVWEDGRLRMYLKLFPVSVDNTTRHTFNQSEVIRLRDMFREWDIHESDLFGPYELLDFVLLDPYKDITVSSSSSGISKGALVGIVLGAIACSVTLSVIVAILIFRIRLNDYRTLSTRRKSKTSKSSIKIDGVRTFNYEEMALATNNFSQSAQVGQGGYGKVYKGNLPDGTVVAIKRAQEGSLQGEKEFLTEIQLLSRLHHRNLVSLIGYCDEDGEQMLVYEYMPNGTLRDHLSAHSKEPLSFPMRLKIALGSAKGLVYLHTEADPPIFHRDVKASNILLDSKFIAKVADFGLSRLAPVPDIEGNLPNHISTVVKGTPGYLDPEYFLTRKLTDKSDVYSLGVVFLEIVTGKPPIFHGENIIRQVKLAFGSGGVFSIIDNRMGFYTSEIVEKFLALGLKCCKDEPDERPKMTEVARELENILAMMPEYHAKKGSEYDTSDSGTTFSSQPSSSTIKNPFISEDILGSDLVSGDVPTIRPR